One window of the Vicinamibacteria bacterium genome contains the following:
- a CDS encoding alpha-ketoacid dehydrogenase subunit beta — protein sequence MPVITYLEAISQALREEMRRDPSVFLIGEDIGVFGGAFKVTRGFLEEFGEERVIDTPISESGFTGAACGAAIMGFRPVVEFQFADFIACAFDQIVNFAAKCYYRWGIPVPVVFRGPSGGGFRGGPYHSQNPEAWFTHVAGLKVVQPSTPYEA from the coding sequence ATGCCCGTCATCACCTATCTGGAAGCCATCAGTCAGGCCCTGCGCGAGGAGATGCGCCGCGACCCGAGCGTATTCCTCATTGGCGAGGACATCGGCGTCTTCGGAGGCGCGTTCAAGGTCACGCGCGGTTTCCTCGAGGAGTTCGGCGAGGAGCGCGTCATCGACACGCCGATCTCGGAGTCGGGATTCACCGGGGCCGCCTGTGGCGCCGCCATCATGGGGTTTCGGCCGGTGGTCGAGTTTCAATTCGCGGATTTCATCGCATGCGCCTTCGATCAGATCGTGAATTTTGCCGCCAAATGTTATTACCGCTGGGGCATCCCCGTTCCCGTGGTGTTTCGCGGTCCGTCGGGGGGCGGCTTTCGCGGCGGTCCTTACCACTCCCAGAATCCCGAGGCTTGGTTCACTCACGTAGCCGGCCTCAAGGTCGTGCAACCCTCGACGCCCTATGAGGCCA